DNA sequence from the Malus domestica chromosome 11, GDT2T_hap1 genome:
ctccctcaATTGCTGGGTATACCCTCGCGAAGAACTGTTTGCACCATGTTTACTTCTAGTTCTCCAACTAACTGTcacttatatctttgatttcttgtttggtgtagataTTGACTACTAACCCACTGATTATTTATGCAATCCAAGATTGTGCGGTTCtatcgcctatcttggactgcagatctaattttactgcaaattttaagtggagcggtataatcgcccgctctatcctgcatatttaaattttcccgttatttaattttatcgcaattttaggtgctGTGAAATAATCACCCGCTCTGCTTTACATctttaattttatcgcaattttaggtggtgtgaaataatcacccaccctgctttacatctttaattttatcgcaattttaggtggtgtgaaataatcacccactctgctttacatatttaattttatcgcaattttaggtggtgtgaaataatcacccatcctgctttgcatatttaattttattgcaattttaggtggtgcggtataatcgtccaccctgctttgcatatttaaattttatcgcaattttaggtggtgcggtataatcgtccaccttgctctacatatttaaattttcctgctgTTTAAAGTAGTGCGGGATAATCACCCATCCTATACTTATTtcgatgagaatggtgcggtacaattgcccttctcattaattgtgtaaatctcgagcctgaagtttcgagtacttatcattttggcctgaagatcaaaaaaatttgtaagaaccagaagttctaacaatatattTCTCCAGTACACATATtactgcaagttcttacacacctcatttttctttcagaaaagaaaatggcaaacttggcaaagcttgattttgctgccctggacattactggaaagaattaccttacatgggtactggataccaagatccatctggaagcagcaaatcttggagataccatcaaGGAAGAAAGCAGttcatcctctcaagatcgagcaaaggccatgatttttattcgtcgccatcttgatgaggcactaaagagcgagtacttaacggttgaagatccgttagccCTTTGGAATGCCTTGAGaagcagatacaatcaccagacaacggtgattcttccaaaagctcgctatgactggactcacctaaggatccaggatttcaaatcagtggctgagtacaattcggcgttgttcagaattacctctcagatgaaaCTCTGTGGGGATACTATCACTGAGGAGATGTtattggaaaagactttcagcacattccaCGCCTCTAACATGGTACTGCAACAACAGTATAGAGCGCgaggcttcactgaatacaaccagctgatatctgtgctcTTGGTGgctgaacagaacaatgagcttctcatgaaaaaccataattcccgacctactggatcagcaccgttcccagaagtgaatgttgCGTCCCTTGAAAGAAATACCATATCCTCCCgtggcaataattacaaacgaggaCGTGGTCACAAGCAAGGTCGGTGGAAAGGAAAaagcaagaaccatggtgtccagtttcacaaccaggttccaaggtATAATCCAGGCCCGAGCTTTAAAAATACCAATCGCCAGAAAGGAAAAGCTCATGTGAACACTCCTAGAAATCATGAAGGAggttgccataggtgtggtggcaacggacattgggcgcgtacttgtcgcaccccaaagcatctggtggaactatatcaagcctccttcaaggagaagggtgtcgagatcaatttccttgaccaggctaaaccaatggaAACCCCTGATCCAGTGACCAATTTATCAGGACAGTTAAACACAACCCACCTGGATGCTACAGACTTTATTaatgaaagagggaatgaagtttatgggtccgattgaattatttatgtttaatgtactcATGTTATTTGTACCTGTGGTTTAATGCtcgcattttcaattcaataaaagtagtattccagtatgaataaactgctttttctttactcagagatcatggataaaaattatggttattctcaaaacaagatcaatggcggagacttttgtcttgcagatagcgcaaccacgcattcaatacttcgagaccgaaagtatttctcgaatttggtacttgcaaaagtaaaggtaacaacaatatcaggaccatcagatgtaattgaaggctcaggaaaagcccagattatgttaccaaatggaacaatattgtctataaagaatgcattatatgctactcggtccattcgaaatttgttgagttttaaagacatacgtttaaatggataccaccttgaaacgaaaagtgtagaaaatgtggaatatttatgcattacctccaacgatacccagaagcgtatattggagaagttgcatggtttatcgagtggattgtattgtacatacataaagacagttgaggcatatactgtcatgaaccagaagttcattgattcaaaggtttacatgctttggcatgaccgtctaggtcatccaggatccaccatgatgcgtagaatcattaccaactctaatggacatccattactgAGCAGACACATTAATGTCCCGAATAATAatccttgcaaggcttgttcccaagggaagttggtaattagaccatcacaactaaaggttgatgatgaatccccatcatttttgcaaagaattcaaggggatatttgtggacctattcaaccaccttgtggaccatttcgatattttatggttttggttgatgcatctacccgatggtcacatgtttgcctattgtctactcgaaatgtagcttttgcgagacttcttgctcagataattaagttgcgagcacagttcccagatcatcccattaagtccattcgacttgataacgctggtgaatttacgtctcaaacctttgatgattactgtatGGCACTGGGCATTAatgttgaacaccctgttcctcatgtccatactcaaaatggtttagcagaggcatttatcaagcggcttcaattaatagcccgcactctgctcatgaaaacgaaattgccagtttctacatggggacatgccatattacatgctgcatcattggttagattgagacccatagccaaccaccaatactcatcaatacaactcgtgtttggacatcagccaaatatttcacatttacgagtttttggttgtgctgcttatgtgcctattgcaccaccacaacgaactaaaatgggacctcagcgcagattgggaatttatgtgggttttgattcaccatctatcattagatatttggaacctttgactggtgatgtgtttacagctcgttttgctgattgtcattttgatgagacaattttcccgtcgttagggggagaaaagaccgttccagaagaacgacaaGAGTtaacatgggttgttcccaccttatctcattttgatccaagaagcactcaatgtgaaaacgAAGTGAAAAgaatcgttcatcttcaaggtattgctaatcaaatgccagatgcatttaatgatgcttcgaaAGTGACACAGTCATATATACCGGCTGCAAACgcacctgcaagaattgatgtccctgttggacaaaataaagtggcagcgaatgattcatccagtgcacgcctgaagcgtggtagacccccaggttcaaaagattcagctcctcgaaagagaaagatgagggcccaattgaacccaaatgatatcattcaagaaaaggaattgaatgataaatccacaattcGTGACTctgtacttccagaaaaagaaaatgtccttgatgagacacatgtccctgaagagacagaagtacatgaaagcaaagaaatatccataaattatgcatgtactaatgaattgtgggatcgaaatgaaataatcatcgatgacatgtttgcatttgcaatagccactgaaatcatattaagtgatgatattgagccccgctctgttgatgaatgcaaacagagacaagattggcctaagtggaaagatgcaatccaggcagaattaaaaTCCTTGGAAAgacgaagtgtttttggaccagtagtccaaaccccgcctggtgtgaaccccgtaggttataaatgggtattcacaaggaaacgcaacgagaaaaacgagattgcaagatataaagcacgactcgttgcacaaggtttttcacaaagacctggagttgattatgaagagacatactctcctgtaatggatgCAATTACGtttcgttacttaataagtttggtgatttcagaaaaacttgacatgcgacttatggatgtcatcaccgcgtatctatatggagaattagatactgacatatatatgaaagtcccagaaggacttaagttgcctgaagcaactaacaaaccacggggtatgttctcaatcaaattaaggcgatcactatatgggctgaaacaatctgggcgaatgtggtataatcgtctcagtgagtatttgattaaagaaggatatgccaacaatgtcatctgcccttgtgtgttcattaagaaatcaaatactggatttgctatagtggcagtatatgtcgatgatatgaacctagttggaacccccgaagagctcaacaaaactgctgaatatctgaaaaacgaatttgaaatgaaagaccttgggaaaaccaaatattgtctaggcctgcagatcgagcattgtgttagtggaattttggtccatcaatcagcttacattgaaaaaatactgaagcgatttggcatggacaaagcttatccacttagcaccccaatggtcgttcgttctttggacattaagaaagatccatttcgtccaaaagaagatgatgaactggtccttggtccagaagtaccatatttgagcgcaatatgtgctttattgtatttagcacaatgtactagaccagatatagctttttcagttaacttgttagccaggtacagctctgctccaacaattcgtcattggaagggagtcaaagatgttctacgataccttcgtgggacaacagatatgggtctcttctactcagacaagcccacaaatgaacaaatccttgttggatacgcagatgctggttttctctccgatccgcataaagcccgctcacaaaatggatatgtgttcactaatggagatactgcaatttcatggcgatcaacaaagcaaacgctagttgcaacatcttccaatcattcggaaataattgctttacatgaagcaagtcgtgaatgttcttggttaagatcaatgatccatcacatccggaattcatgtggtctaccttcaaagacagacactccaactgtcatccatgaagataatgcagcctgtgtcgcccagatgaaggaaggatttatcaaaggtgataagactaaacacatatctccaagatttttcagcgcacatgagcttcagaaggctaaagttcttgaagtcagacaaatccgttccaatgaaaatttagcagacttgttcaccaaatctctaccaaagtgcacatttcagaagttggtacagggaatcggattacgtcggcttacagatttgaagaatgcggaatcagggggagatacaattcagggggagcatccatgatacatgcatgttgtactctttttccttcgcttaggatttttcccactgggtttttcctatcaaggttttaacgaggcaacctaagcatgctcaacaccatccgggtaaagttgtactctttttccttcgctatggttttttcccacagggtttttccaagcaaggttttaatgaggcaactgatgttgatatgtgggcatccaagggggagtgttgtaaatgatgggtatgtttgcccacatgtgtatagtaatgtgtatagtaaagtatcacatgtgtactatatactcataagctaaatagtaatgttttgtaattttccattgaagtagctctataaatagagcaattcaattgtgcaaagatgagtgaatgagaagaagaaagaaaagagaagtatatctaatagcaataatatacattacttcctctgcaacagcttgtgtcggtatattactctgcaactgcttcgttccttcaccgagtaaaggttatctctctatgaattttgcctatttataacatatAGTTCTTTTTTAATGTCATTCTATTATTCTACCGCAACGTTAGAGTAGTGAACATATGTCATGTTATATGTAAGTTGCTTCTTTTCAGTGAAATTTGTTTATAATCAATCAAATTATATGAGACGAGCTCATCGTCgtgaagcaaaaaataatctaaaattTTCAAAAGACGACACATGCATTTTTCCTTAAGAAGTGAAATTGTTGAATGTTTCCGTTCTTCAAAGTTCTAATCAAGTGTCAGAGATAGATTTCTTTAGCTATAGCAACTCACGCGTAACATGTACAATGTTATGTGATATGTCAGTTCATATGAAGCACGTAAAGTGTCACGCACACGAAGTGTGGGATATTAGACATGTGGACATATGAGTAATGCTACATTTAAGTAATCTCTAATGGATCAGGACATATAGTTATAGACTGTGTCATAGCCCGAAATGAGAAGGGAATAAAAACATCTTCAATTGAGGTCTgggtcaaaagaaaaaagagaccCACCGGCCAAACTCAAGCCCTTTGGCCATTGGGTTGGGCAAGTCCAACCAGCCAGCCCATTTGAGGAGCCCAACTTGCAGcttggattttgattttttttttcttaggacaaattttttttaaaaaaaaaattctaaattctaaattttttttctataagtTCCTACATCATTTTCACAATTCCATACTATcttatatcattttatttcaattcttcacattatattcactcgaaatcctatctgaaaaattattaacattatataaaaataaaaaatgcggaggcttattcatttagcgacaagtgacactcaaaatatgtgtgaataatcttattttaatatggttgtttaatttaatttaataaccAATAAAGttaaagaacaaacttaaaaataataaattattgagaggGCTAAAAATCAcccatcggttggagataatATATAAGTATGGTCTGACACTATTAAtttgaatataattttttgtagggtTATGACTCTGGACTGGGCTAAACATAGCCCATTCAGTTGAAGATGACCTTACAACATATTTGTACAATCTCTCTAATAGATGTAGGGCCCACAACACATGTGGAtctcatctctattagagagatgttacaaataataatataaatatgtGGTAAATGTAGCATTTTTGCATGGGTATTTGTCATAGTTCTTGTAGGAAGCTGGAAACAGGGCACGTGTTACATCAATAAGTGACCATATGGGGACTTTACCAACTCTGCTAAAGAAGAAGGCTCTTTCATGACTCGTGCCTAAATATGTGCACCTTTCACGGTTACGAAAAATTTAGGAGGAAAGTACCCTATTTCAGAGTTCATGCATATCATAAGTCTTTTTAGGATTTACAGATAAAGttttagccttttttttttgtttatacagATCATCCACCAAGAATGGTTGTTGGCAATGGAACTCAAATTTAAACCTTAGTCTAGCAAAGATAACGATTCTTATCAACTCTACCAATCGTCAACAAGTGCATCTTTGATTCTTCATAAATAGAAAATGGAAATGCAAAGTTTACAACTACGCGTTTTTGGTTTTGATTGTCTTTTGTTCTTGTGCTTGTGCTTCCGTCCACATGTTTTGAAGCCCAAATAGAAAAGACCTTGTCTTGGAAGcataacaaaatacaataatgataataataaattattattattattataaatgaGAATTGCTAGGATTAGTTGAACAAGCATCGTGGGTTGATCTTGATTGTCTCTATTTGTGTCACAATAGGACACTAAGATTAGCCACGTGAACAACAAAATTAGTATTTTTCATGTGCATGTATATGATGAATGAACAGTGATAGGAATAGATGCGTATATGATTTGGTCTTTCATGCTTTTATAAGTGATAACCAGCCAACCCACGAAGCAAAGACCGTTAGAATCAATGAACAAAGTAAAGAAGGCTAAGGTCAGCTCCCTCATGCCTGCACTACTGATAATAGCATGCATTTTCATGTGGCAATAGATTATGTCCGGAAAAAGGTATTTTCATGTGGCAATTAGTGCTTTACTGATAATACTTGGGCGTATTATTGAGTTTTGATGAtagctttttattttattattattattattattttttggacaTGAGCTAAACTTCGTTAAACTTAAAACATATTACAAAGCCAACTAACGGCCCAAGACGAACAGTGGGAGGCCCAATTCCATAACAACAGAGGCCTAAAACTGAAAACACATgacaataagaaataaaacctaaaatccATCACAGAAACGCAGCCCACTGCTGCCGAACTCTTGCCAATACTCACCAGAATGATAGCCATGTATGAACTAGAATGAAGGAAGATCCGCGAAGAGTCAAGCCTAAATTAACcccaaaaaagagagagaaaatccACAGCAAACATCAGATCTCAGAGTTGTGCAATCTACCGAGCCATCTAGATCCGTAACCCCAACCACCATACCTGCAAGAAATGAACCAAGTTGACATAACACGAGGGTGGGGAGGACCAAGGGGGATGTGTAAAACAcccttactatgaatgaagctACATAATATTTCGCCCAAAATTTCCGGCATGCCGGTAAAGTAGGGGACAGTGGGGTAGAAATCTACATCCGATATCGAGTCCAAAACCTGGTGAATGGGGGATCGAAGATGGAGGTGTAGGTAAGtgaaaaagggaagaaagcagTGAGGGAAAAGGGCTGCAGAAATGGAATTAGAAAGAGAAGTAGGGGcaacaaggaggaggagaaaagaGGGGAGGTAACATAACAGGAAAACCATAGATAAAACCAGTAAGACACGCCGGAAAAACGGCGAGGACGACCGAGACTCTTACCTCAAAAACCGATAACCATAGGTTGCAGAGGGTAGGACACAGACAAAAGCGTAAAgatgagaaagaaaaaagatgagGTAAGGGTTGCCTGCTAACCCCAACCTAAGGACAGTGTACTAAAAGAACAAAAGTACAAAATAGATCTTTGAGTGTAGTAAGTGCATGTCTTGTTGAGTATTGTAAAGGTTCTTTTTACCTTAGTGGATTCACAATTGCGtgaactccgccgtgtaagtttatcttacattgccggtcccaagcccggataaaggaggagggggagggcgtcaggtagtcgacagccggcactccatgattacgtcgaatccttatgaaaatgaatccagaacgaaatcgcgctaaagctagggcgtcacccgtaagtggcgcgctgtgtggctcgagcacagtgataagtgagcaagggtcgctgtatctccatcggcacccggatgcagtgttaaatgagcaagggggctatataaacttcttttcgaacgactccactcaaagttgtttgggagcatatgctcctattaactttacacgggacacacaaaagaagtactttgatccgattagacggggaagggtgaagaagctaggacagaagggtagagttcaagagagcaaaatgcgtttaggaacgtggaatataggaaccttgacgggaaaatctatggaagtagtagaagttatggtgaggagaaggataaatattatgtgcctacaagaaactaagtgggttggtcgtaaggcaaaggatctagaaaactcagggtttaaactatggtattcgggcataAATAGAActagaaacggtgttggcatcatcgtggacaagaccttgacacaagatgttgtagatgtcaagagggtaggagatagaatcatggcaatcaagattgtaataggacaagaacttatcaatgtgattagtgcgtacgcacctcaagtagggttggatacaagttcgaaggagaaattttgggaagaccttggagacttggtgcaaggaattgctcagacggagaagttatttataggaggagatttaaatggatacgtgggcagggagacaggcaactatggaggttttcatggtggccatggttttggggaaagaaacgaggatggggaagctatcttggattttgcaatggcatatgatctcttcttagccaacaccttctttaagaagagagaagaacatgtgatcacctacaagagtgggtcgtcaaaaacacaaatagattttcttctaagaaggaaaggggatcgtataacttgtaaggattgcaaagttataccaggagagagcgtggctaatcaacatcgcttgttggtgatggatgtacatatcaaaagagtgagaaaaaagaacaagacttggaagttcCCAAGGACtaaatggtggaatctaaaagaagaaaaacaagccattttcaaagagaaagtaatcacccagtgtgtgtgggatagagagggggaagctaaccaaatgtgggattccatggctagttgtatccgaaaagtagcaaaagaggtattaggagagtccaagggctttgccccacaccaaaaggaatcttggtggtggaatgaggaggtacaaacaaaggtgaaggctaagaatgaatgttgtaaagccttatacaaggataggaccgatgaaaatggtgaaaagtatagaaaagcgaagcaagaggcgaagaaagctgtgagagaagctaagttagcggcttatgacgatatgtataagcgactagataccaaagaaggagagttggatatctataaactagctagagcaagggaaaagaagacaagggacctaaaccaagtgaggtgcatcaaggatgaggatggaaaggttcttgctacagagaacgcggttaaagacagatggaaaggttattttcataatcttttcaatgaaggacatgaaaggagtgcttctttaggggagttgagtaactcagaagagtgtagaaactactctttttatcgtagaatccggaaggaagaagtggttgtagctttgaagaagataaagcatagaaaagcagtaggcccagacgatataccaatcgaagtgtggaaagttttgggagagacaggtataacatggctcactgaccttttcaataggattttgaaaacgaagaagatgccaaatgagtggcgaacaagcactttggtgcctatctacaagaataagggcgatgtacaaaattgcatgaactataggggtattaagctaatgagtcatacaatgaagctctgggagagagttattgagcatagattgaggcaagaaacacgggtttcggacaaccaattcgggttcatgccagggcgctcaaccatggaggcaatctatctcttacgaagattgatggaaagatatagagatgggaaaaaagatttacacatggtctttatagat
Encoded proteins:
- the LOC139189707 gene encoding uncharacterized protein; this encodes MRRRKKREIYLIAIIYITSSATACVGILLCNCFVPSPSKEKKMANLAKLDFAALDITGKNYLTWVLDTKIHLEAANLGDTIKEESSSSSQDRAKAMIFIRRHLDEALKSEYLTVEDPLALWNALRSRYNHQTTVILPKARYDWTHLRIQDFKSVAEYNSALFRITSQMKLCGDTITEEMLLEKTFSTFHASNMVLQQQYRARGFTEYNQLISVLLVAEQNNELLMKNHNSRPTGSAPFPEVNVASLERNTISSRGNNYKRGRGHKQGRWKGKSKNHGVQFHNQVPRYNPGPSFKNTNRQKGKAHVNTPRNHEGGCHRCGGNGHWARTCRTPKHLVELYQASFKEKGVEINFLDQAKPMETPDPVTNLSGQLNTTHLDATDFINERGNEVYGSD